One part of the Aurantibacillus circumpalustris genome encodes these proteins:
- a CDS encoding YHYH protein → MKNITLSITASLLSIFGVAQTSPAITSWLQNTTLTARHYVSGNSTPINDADLVNVQSVKYSTNFVYATTTGLPSYVTGPFLDGNPSLATNQNSIFKFPLNPVQNTGTPVSTTGGNIGVFINGVALFDYRDGVAWNATTNTLCGGPGNPPCPGGPTATFPWNRDAIPAEKGGFDCSKAHPAMGNYHHHQNPSAFNLDLNVISTVCNLYNADGLYAIDNTKHSPLIGFAYDGFPIYGAYGYKNADGTGGITRIKSSYALRNITTRTTAPGGAAVSSGPVVSTTYPLGYFREDYEYIATSATTPDYLDEHNGRFCITPEYPNGTYCYFATVDQNWNSAYPYVVGPTFYGTITASKVTSITEPVTTYTAGATPTGIAAKNIESSTINVFPNPASDLVAIQLISLTNENIKIELFDITGKLIDKTTLYQGSTIAYFHTETLYNGQYLMKIYSGDTYITKKFIVNKN, encoded by the coding sequence CTTTAACAGCAAGGCATTACGTTTCGGGTAATTCAACACCTATTAACGATGCCGATCTTGTAAACGTTCAGTCTGTAAAATATTCAACCAATTTTGTTTATGCCACAACAACTGGTTTGCCAAGCTATGTCACAGGACCATTTTTAGATGGGAATCCTTCACTGGCGACCAATCAAAACTCTATTTTTAAGTTTCCATTAAATCCTGTTCAAAACACGGGAACCCCTGTTAGCACAACCGGTGGAAACATAGGTGTTTTTATAAATGGCGTGGCTTTGTTTGATTATAGAGATGGTGTTGCTTGGAACGCTACAACAAATACACTTTGCGGTGGACCAGGTAATCCGCCGTGTCCAGGTGGACCCACCGCTACTTTTCCTTGGAACCGCGATGCCATTCCAGCAGAAAAAGGTGGATTTGATTGCTCTAAAGCACATCCAGCAATGGGTAACTATCATCACCACCAAAACCCAAGTGCTTTTAATTTAGATTTGAATGTCATTTCAACCGTTTGTAATTTATACAACGCAGATGGTTTGTATGCGATCGATAACACCAAACACTCTCCTCTTATTGGTTTTGCTTACGATGGGTTTCCAATATACGGCGCATATGGATACAAAAACGCTGATGGTACTGGTGGAATTACAAGAATTAAATCAAGTTATGCCTTAAGAAATATAACAACAAGAACTACCGCGCCAGGTGGCGCTGCTGTTAGTTCTGGACCAGTTGTTAGCACAACTTACCCTTTGGGTTATTTTAGAGAAGATTATGAATACATTGCAACTTCTGCTACGACTCCTGATTATCTAGATGAACACAATGGTAGATTTTGTATAACACCAGAATATCCAAACGGTACTTATTGCTATTTCGCTACTGTGGATCAAAATTGGAATTCTGCCTATCCTTACGTTGTTGGGCCGACTTTTTACGGAACGATAACAGCTTCCAAGGTGACTTCAATTACAGAACCTGTTACAACCTACACCGCTGGCGCTACTCCTACAGGCATAGCTGCGAAAAACATAGAATCAAGTACAATCAATGTGTTTCCAAATCCCGCAAGTGATCTTGTTGCTATACAATTAATCAGTCTTACAAATGAGAATATCAAAATTGAATTATTTGATATCACCGGAAAACTGATTGATAAAACAACATTATATCAAGGAAGCACCATCGCCTATTTTCACACAGAGACCTTGTATAACGGACAATATTTAATGAAGATATATTCTGGAGATACATACATTACTAAGAAATTCATTGTGAATAAAAATTAA